The following are encoded together in the Citrus sinensis cultivar Valencia sweet orange chromosome 1, DVS_A1.0, whole genome shotgun sequence genome:
- the LOC107176737 gene encoding UDP-glycosyltransferase 91C1-like, whose translation MDLQNRQKLHIAMFPWLAYGHIMPFFQVAMFLAEKGHHVSYISTPKNIDRLPQIPTNLSSRLSYIQLPLPQLDGLPEGAESTAELPIHKVPYLKKAHDLLQLPLTNFLQDSRVNWIIHDFISHWLPPVAAQLGVNSVFFSIYSAATLCFTGPPSDVIAGRRQKPEDFTVVPEWIDFQSNLAFKPYETLINQDGMDDSVSDYLRAAFVLQDCRVVILRSCAEFEPDALRLLGKMLQKPVLPVGLLAPSLQDSAAGEHWPVLKDWLDSKENNSVVYAAFGTEMTLSQELLHELAYGLEKSGLPFIWIIKNRPLVEGESGLDHLLPPGFQDRVSGTGLVWTDWAPQLRILAHPSIGGFLTHSGWSSVIEALGLGRPLILLPGSSDTGLVARLMHSRRLGLEVERNEQDGSFTRDSVADCIRRVVVDQEGEPLRANARAVRDIFGSTHLSYKHLDEFTRFIENYTASTKSL comes from the coding sequence ATGGATCTTCAAAACAGACAGAAGCTTCACATAGCAATGTTTCCATGGCTGGCTTACGGCCACATCATGCCTTTTTTCCAAGTCGCCATGTTTTTGGCTGAAAAGGGTCACCACGTATCTTACATCTCCACCCCAAAAAATATTGATCGCCTCCCACAAATTCCCACTAATTTGTCCTCCCGTTTGAGCTATATACAGCTTCCTTTGCCTCAACTTGATGGCCTGCCAGAGGGAGCTGAGTCAACTGCCGAATTACCCATTCACAAAGTTCCTTATCTTAAAAAGGCCCACGACTTGCTACAACTTCCCTTGACAAACTTCCTCCAAGATTCACGCGTCAACTGGATCATTCACGACTTTATCTCTCACTGGTTGCCTCCTGTCGCCGCTCAACTCGGCGTCAACTCAGTCTTCTTCAGCATATACAGCGCCGCAACTCTTTGTTTTACTGGCCCGCCTTCAGACGTGATCGCAGGTCGACGCCAGAAGCCAGAGGACTTCACGGTGGTCCCTGAGTGGATAGACTTTCAATCTAATCTCGCTTTTAAACCCTACGAGACGTTAATCAACCAGGACGGCATGGACGACTCGGTGTCCGATTATCTTCGCGCAGCATTTGTGCTTCAAGATTGCCGAGTCGTGATTCTCAGGAGCTGTGCAGAGTTTGAACCCGACGCTCTTCGTTTACTCGGTAAGATGCTCCAAAAACCGGTTTTGCCGGTCGGCTTGCTCGCACCATCACTCCAAGATTCCGCCGCGGGTGAGCATTGGCCGGTGTTAAAAGACTGGCTTGACAGTAAGGAAAATAACTCGGTGGTTTATGCTGCATTCGGGACTGAGATGACTCTCAGTCAAGAGCTGCTGCATGAGTTAGCTTATGGACTAGAGAAATCCGGGTTGCCTTTTATTTGGATAATCAAGAACCGCCCACTTGTCGAAGGGGAATCGGGCCTGGATCATCTACTCCCACCCGGGTTTCAAGACCGGGTCTCCGGTACGGGCTTGGTGTGGACGGATTGGGCACCTCAGTTAAGGATCTTGGCCCATCCATCTATTGGTGGGTTCTTGACTCACTCTGGTTGGAGTTCGGTCATTGAGGCGCTCGGGTTGGGACGGCCGTTGATTTTACTCCCCGGGAGTTCGGATACTGGGTTGGTTGCTAGGTTGATGCACAGCAGGCGGCTCGGGCTTGAGGTAGAGAGAAATGAGCAAGATGGGTCGTTTACGAGGGACTCAGTGGCCGATTGCATTAGGCGAGTCGTGGTGGACCAAGAAGGTGAGCCACTTAGAGCGAATGCACGGGCAGTGAGAGATATTTTTGGCAGTACGCATTTGAGCTACAAGCATTTGGACGAGTTCACTCGGTTCATTGAGAATTATACCGCTTCAACTAAGTCTCTTTGA
- the LOC102620555 gene encoding heavy metal-associated isoprenylated plant protein 45 isoform X2 — MGNLSLGKILDCLCISSPGSCSCFCLNTFEGQDEFEKKPLMKSDGGQLLRLKDVVSGNQTLAFQLKPKMVVLRVSMHCNGCARKVEKHVSKLEGVTSYKVDLASKMVVVIGDIIPFEVLESVSKAHLFYKR; from the exons ATGGGAAATCTCAGTCTTGGCAAGATATTAGACTGCCTTTGCATTTCTTCACCAGGGTCATGCTCTTGTTTTTGCCTTAACACCTTTGAAGGTCAAGATGAGTTTGAGAAAAAACCACTCATGAAGAGTGATGGAGGCCAGTTGCTGAGATTGAAGGATGTCGTTTCTGGTAACCAGACCTTGGCCTTTCAGTTAAAGCCTAAG ATGGTGGTGCTAAGAGTGTCCATGCACTGCAATGGCTGTGCAAGAAAAGTTGAGAAACATGTATCAAAGTTGGAAG GGGTGACCTCATACAAAGTAGACTTGGCAAGCAAgatggtggtggtgattgGGGACATAATTCCTTTTGAAGTGCTGGAGAGTGTTTCTAAA GCTCATCTATTTTACAAAAGATAG
- the LOC102620555 gene encoding heavy metal-associated isoprenylated plant protein 45 isoform X1, with the protein MGNLSLGKILDCLCISSPGSCSCFCLNTFEGQDEFEKKPLMKSDGGQLLRLKDVVSGNQTLAFQLKPKMVVLRVSMHCNGCARKVEKHVSKLEGVTSYKVDLASKMVVVIGDIIPFEVLESVSKVKNAELWSASCY; encoded by the exons ATGGGAAATCTCAGTCTTGGCAAGATATTAGACTGCCTTTGCATTTCTTCACCAGGGTCATGCTCTTGTTTTTGCCTTAACACCTTTGAAGGTCAAGATGAGTTTGAGAAAAAACCACTCATGAAGAGTGATGGAGGCCAGTTGCTGAGATTGAAGGATGTCGTTTCTGGTAACCAGACCTTGGCCTTTCAGTTAAAGCCTAAG ATGGTGGTGCTAAGAGTGTCCATGCACTGCAATGGCTGTGCAAGAAAAGTTGAGAAACATGTATCAAAGTTGGAAG GGGTGACCTCATACAAAGTAGACTTGGCAAGCAAgatggtggtggtgattgGGGACATAATTCCTTTTGAAGTGCTGGAGAGTGTTTCTAAAGTAAAAAATGCTGAGCTTTGGAGTGCTTCTTGCTACTGA
- the LOC102621565 gene encoding uncharacterized protein LOC102621565 — protein MLKSPLLLSILLVLIPLSSSDPNPPTLAHAELTNYGFPIGLLPVSVQSHTLNQTSGEFFVHLGGACRLTLPPDNYLATYSNKIRGKIEQGRIAELDGIRVRAFFKWWAITGIRSSGDNLVFEIGMVTAKYPSKNFDESPECDGHKSAA, from the coding sequence ATGCTCAAATCACCCCTGCTTCTCTCTATTCTTCTCGTCCTGATACCTCTGTCATCTTCGGACCCGAACCCGCCGACCCTGGCCCATGCGGAGCTAACCAACTACGGGTTCCCGATCGGGCTCCTTCCTGTCTCGGTTCAGAGCCACACTCTAAACCAAACCTCGGGCGAGTTCTTCGTTCATCTGGGAGGTGCGTGTAGGTTGACGCTCCCGCCGGACAACTACCTGGCCACGTACTCAAACAAAATCAGGGGGAAAATCGAGCAGGGTCGGATCGCGGAGCTGGACGGGATTCGGGTCCGGGCTTTCTTCAAGTGGTGGGCCATCACGGGGATCCGATCAAGTGGGGATAATCTGGTGTTTGAAATTGGAATGGTCACGGCCAAGTATCCCAGTAAGAATTTTGATGAAAGTCCCGAGTGTGACGGCCATAAATCAGCTGCTTGA